Proteins encoded by one window of Solea senegalensis isolate Sse05_10M unplaced genomic scaffold, IFAPA_SoseM_1 scf7180000014161, whole genome shotgun sequence:
- the scg2a gene encoding secretogranin-2 isoform X1 has protein sequence MLHLLETSTTSKLFLVSSTNLFFVLLFLGSSGVSGASFRDTKLWGSESGSQRGNAHTAPNVDMIKALEYIESLRQRTGTDSQQQQQQQQQQQQQQQHGALAAGYDPSDMDDAEELRAMLRLASNPMQSKDDEEEEEEEEEEGDEGREDKSAELLQAVLSTLQQAEKASKPLSLRPSADEEDTRDNSHRRGQQKQHGIPLHKKLPLMFEDEEEGEEEEGEAPGLRHLKRTNENVEEKYTPQNLATLQSVFDELDKMTRSKVMHKRQDDDEEEEGDDDDDDDDDDGVFNVRNVAYDDVGRDLALDWSLLQEQDEDNKEDEDDKHDVDRELDYVDDNDEDVDEDDEGEEDENYPVKRSKVPDDDANLVDYYLLKVLEKTEEEEQKRELEVEEEEEQERAERRAAAQTLYRDDIFPRTIYEFIQISQKYKIPPEDLMDMLKSGRTTYQAPSQQISKLSRVQNKLSQIKKMHALPEARFSSRRLPVSRKSPEQLRTEAILRVLGLDGTEERAPVRKQQQSRLHAQPARRLGESAPTQRRFPGTLKDNGDDTMDEDELAAYLTAQMPAQFLKPTYKAAVASQKRDDGGESVTGSFEQNIQDYFDHGDSEKSPEEKRQSEDEDRSAGFENEAVIKLLSFLNPETTEETDTDAKTVQK, from the coding sequence ATGCTGCACCTCCTGGAGACCTCCACAACAAGCAAACTCTTCCTCGTTTCTTCTACAAACCTCttcttcgtcctcctcttcctgggTTCCTCTGGTGTTTCCGGAGCGTCTTTCAGAGACACAAAACTGTGGGGGAGTGAATCCGGCTCCCAGAGAGGAAATGCCCACACGGCTCCTAACGTGGACATGATAAAAGCTTTGGAGTACATCGAGAGCCTCCGTCAGAGAACAGGCACAgactcgcagcagcagcagcagcagcagcagcagcagcagcagcagcagcagcacggcgCTCTCGCTGCAGGTTACGACCCCAGCGACATGGATGATGCAGAGGAGCTGCGGGCCATGCTGAGACTAGCTTCCAACCCCATGCAGAGTAAagatgacgaggaggaggaggaggaggaggaggaggaaggtgacGAGGGCAGGGAGGACAAGAGTGCAGAGCTCCTGCAGGCCGTGCTCAGCACACTCCAGCAGGCGGAAAAGGCCTCAAAGCCACTTTCACTTCGCCCCAGCGCAGACGAAGAAGACACGAGAGACAACTCGCACCGCAGAGGACAACAGAAGCAGCACGGCATCCCCCTCCACAAGAAGCTGCCCCTGATGTttgaggacgaggaggagggtgaggaagaggagggtgaggCGCCAGGTTTGAGGCACTTGAAACGCACCAACGAGAACGTGGAGGAGAAGTACACGCCCCAGAATCTCGCCACGCTGCAGTCTGTGTTTGACGAACTGGACAAGATGacgaggtcaaaggtcatgcaCAAGCGCCAagacgatgatgaggaggaagagggcgatgatgatgatgatgatgatgatgatgatggtgtgtttAATGTGAGGAATGTGGCGTACGATGACGTGGGCAGAGATCTGGCGCTGGACTGGAGTCTGCTGCAGGAACAGGACGAGGACAACaaagaggacgaggacgacAAACACGACGTCGACCGAGAGCTCGATTATGTTGACGACAACGATGAAGATgtggatgaggatgatgaaggggaggaggatgagaatTATCCAGTCAAGAGGTCAAAGGTTCCAGATGATGATGCCAACCTGGTGGACTATTACCTGCTGAAAGTGCTGgagaaaacagaggaggaggagcagaagcgAGAGCtagaggtggaggaagaggaggagcaggagagggcTGAGAGGAGAGCGGCGGCTCAGACTCTGTACAGAGATGACATCTTTCCCCGAACCATCTACGAGTTCATTCAGATCTCCCAAAAATACAAGATTCCTCCTGAAGACCTGATGGACATGTTGAAAAGTGGACGAACGACGTATCAAGCCCCGTCACAACAGATCAGCAAATTATCCAGAGTGCAAAACAAGCTCTCCCAGATCAAGAAGATGCACGCGCTTCCTGAGGCGAGGTTCTCCAGCAGACGTCTGCCGGTCAGCAGGAAATCCCCAGAGCAGCTGAGGACGGAGGCAATCCTCAGAGTCCTGGGGTTGGACGGCACAGAGGAGCGCGCTCCTGtcaggaaacagcagcagtcacGACTTCACGCTCAGCCTGCCCGGCGTTTGGGGGAATCAGCTCCCACACAAAGACGCTTCCCCGGCACGTTAAAGGACAACGGCGACGACACCATGGACGAGGATGAGCTGGCGGCGTATCTGACAGCACAGATGCCAGCACAGTTCCTGAAGCCCACGTACAAGGCGGCGGTGGCGAGCCAAAAGCGTGACGACGGCGGGGAGAGCGTGACGGGCTCTTTTGAGCAGAACATACAGGATTATTTTGATCATGGGGACTCAGAGAAAAGCCCCGAGGAAAAGAGACAATCTGAGGACGAGGACAGGAGCGCTGGCTTTGAGAACGAGGCGGTGATCAAACTGCTGAGCTTCCTAAACCCAGAGACAACTGAGGAAACTGA
- the scg2a gene encoding secretogranin-2 isoform X2 yields MLHLLETSTTSKLFLVSSTNLFFVLLFLGSSGVSGASFRDTKLWGSESGSQRGNAHTAPNVDMIKALEYIESLRQRTGTDSQQQHGALAAGYDPSDMDDAEELRAMLRLASNPMQSKDDEEEEEEEEEEGDEGREDKSAELLQAVLSTLQQAEKASKPLSLRPSADEEDTRDNSHRRGQQKQHGIPLHKKLPLMFEDEEEGEEEEGEAPGLRHLKRTNENVEEKYTPQNLATLQSVFDELDKMTRSKVMHKRQDDDEEEEGDDDDDDDDDDGVFNVRNVAYDDVGRDLALDWSLLQEQDEDNKEDEDDKHDVDRELDYVDDNDEDVDEDDEGEEDENYPVKRSKVPDDDANLVDYYLLKVLEKTEEEEQKRELEVEEEEEQERAERRAAAQTLYRDDIFPRTIYEFIQISQKYKIPPEDLMDMLKSGRTTYQAPSQQISKLSRVQNKLSQIKKMHALPEARFSSRRLPVSRKSPEQLRTEAILRVLGLDGTEERAPVRKQQQSRLHAQPARRLGESAPTQRRFPGTLKDNGDDTMDEDELAAYLTAQMPAQFLKPTYKAAVASQKRDDGGESVTGSFEQNIQDYFDHGDSEKSPEEKRQSEDEDRSAGFENEAVIKLLSFLNPETTEETDTDAKTVQK; encoded by the exons ATGCTGCACCTCCTGGAGACCTCCACAACAAGCAAACTCTTCCTCGTTTCTTCTACAAACCTCttcttcgtcctcctcttcctgggTTCCTCTGGTGTTTCCGGAGCGTCTTTCAGAGACACAAAACTGTGGGGGAGTGAATCCGGCTCCCAGAGAGGAAATGCCCACACGGCTCCTAACGTGGACATGATAAAAGCTTTGGAGTACATCGAGAGCCTCCGTCAGAGAACAGGCACAgactcgcagcagcagca cggcgCTCTCGCTGCAGGTTACGACCCCAGCGACATGGATGATGCAGAGGAGCTGCGGGCCATGCTGAGACTAGCTTCCAACCCCATGCAGAGTAAagatgacgaggaggaggaggaggaggaggaggaggaaggtgacGAGGGCAGGGAGGACAAGAGTGCAGAGCTCCTGCAGGCCGTGCTCAGCACACTCCAGCAGGCGGAAAAGGCCTCAAAGCCACTTTCACTTCGCCCCAGCGCAGACGAAGAAGACACGAGAGACAACTCGCACCGCAGAGGACAACAGAAGCAGCACGGCATCCCCCTCCACAAGAAGCTGCCCCTGATGTttgaggacgaggaggagggtgaggaagaggagggtgaggCGCCAGGTTTGAGGCACTTGAAACGCACCAACGAGAACGTGGAGGAGAAGTACACGCCCCAGAATCTCGCCACGCTGCAGTCTGTGTTTGACGAACTGGACAAGATGacgaggtcaaaggtcatgcaCAAGCGCCAagacgatgatgaggaggaagagggcgatgatgatgatgatgatgatgatgatgatggtgtgtttAATGTGAGGAATGTGGCGTACGATGACGTGGGCAGAGATCTGGCGCTGGACTGGAGTCTGCTGCAGGAACAGGACGAGGACAACaaagaggacgaggacgacAAACACGACGTCGACCGAGAGCTCGATTATGTTGACGACAACGATGAAGATgtggatgaggatgatgaaggggaggaggatgagaatTATCCAGTCAAGAGGTCAAAGGTTCCAGATGATGATGCCAACCTGGTGGACTATTACCTGCTGAAAGTGCTGgagaaaacagaggaggaggagcagaagcgAGAGCtagaggtggaggaagaggaggagcaggagagggcTGAGAGGAGAGCGGCGGCTCAGACTCTGTACAGAGATGACATCTTTCCCCGAACCATCTACGAGTTCATTCAGATCTCCCAAAAATACAAGATTCCTCCTGAAGACCTGATGGACATGTTGAAAAGTGGACGAACGACGTATCAAGCCCCGTCACAACAGATCAGCAAATTATCCAGAGTGCAAAACAAGCTCTCCCAGATCAAGAAGATGCACGCGCTTCCTGAGGCGAGGTTCTCCAGCAGACGTCTGCCGGTCAGCAGGAAATCCCCAGAGCAGCTGAGGACGGAGGCAATCCTCAGAGTCCTGGGGTTGGACGGCACAGAGGAGCGCGCTCCTGtcaggaaacagcagcagtcacGACTTCACGCTCAGCCTGCCCGGCGTTTGGGGGAATCAGCTCCCACACAAAGACGCTTCCCCGGCACGTTAAAGGACAACGGCGACGACACCATGGACGAGGATGAGCTGGCGGCGTATCTGACAGCACAGATGCCAGCACAGTTCCTGAAGCCCACGTACAAGGCGGCGGTGGCGAGCCAAAAGCGTGACGACGGCGGGGAGAGCGTGACGGGCTCTTTTGAGCAGAACATACAGGATTATTTTGATCATGGGGACTCAGAGAAAAGCCCCGAGGAAAAGAGACAATCTGAGGACGAGGACAGGAGCGCTGGCTTTGAGAACGAGGCGGTGATCAAACTGCTGAGCTTCCTAAACCCAGAGACAACTGAGGAAACTGA